The Roseofilum reptotaenium CS-1145 genome contains the following window.
AAAGTCTAAACTGTAAAAGTTTTAACCCTAGAATCAAACTTAAAATTGGAATTTCCCATTTGAGATTTCAACACATAAGAACCGCAGGACTTGCGGGGATAGTCTGTGGAGCGAACGTAAGACCATAAACTCGCCAGTGGGTGGAGGCTGTTGCACTGAAGCAGAAACCTAAATCGTGAGGCTTAGGAATCACCGTGGCTTTAGCCTGGTGAGGATGTCAAACGGTGTTGTCTTACCAGCACACACAAAAAGTAACTGCAAAAGTCAACCTGACTGGAGAGCTAACCTTGGCTCCTCCTTGCATCCGTTCCTGTAAGAAACAATAAATCTATGAAAGAGCAATCCCCAACCCATAAAATTTATAACCCTTACAGAAAAACGATTTCAGATATCCAAGTGGAGTTGTTGTTGATGAGTCCGGAAAGAGAAAACGGGTGGACTTAACTAAGATTTTTCAAACCTCAAACCCCATTATTGGCGTGGTTCATCTTTTACCCCTACCAACATCATCGCGGTGGGGAGGGAACCTGCAAACCGTCATTGCTAGAGCCGAACGAGAAGCTACTGCCCTAGCATCAGGCGGAGTCCATGGCATCATGGTAGAAAACTTTTTTGATGCCCCCTTTACGAAAGATCGGGTCGATCCGTCTGTGGTGAGCGCCATGAGCCTAATTATCGATCGCCTAAAAAACCTCGTGACCTTGCCCATTGGAGTCAATGTCCTGCGCAATGATGCTCATAGTGCCTTGGCGATCGCCTCCTGCACCGAATCGGCATTTATTCGTGTTAACGTCCTCACCGGCGTAATGGCTACCGATCAAGGATTAATTGAAGGTAAAGCGCACGAACTCCTACGCTATCGGCGCGAACTCGGAGCAGACGTGAAAATCTTGGCAGATGTCTTGGTCAAACATGCCCACACCCTAGGAGCGCAAACCCTCGCGTCCACTCTTACAGACACGATTGAACGAGGACTGGCTGATGCCATTATTCTATCTGGGCCAGCAACCGGCAGTCCCCCTGATATTACAGACCTGAAATTGGCCAGCCAACTCGCCCAAGAAACCCCCGTATTTATCGGCAGTGGAGCAGATTGGCAGAATATTGGTCATCTATTCCCCCATGCTGATGGCGTGATTGTCTCCAGTTCCCTCAAACGCCATGGGCATATTGAACACCCCATTGATCCCAACCGAGTCAATCAATTTGTGGAAGTTGCCCAACAGAGTTTAACCCCAAACTAACCTAGATTAAGTGAATCGGTGGAAACTTCCAGCATTGAATCCTAGTCCACATCCACACTTCTCAAACCCCTATTTATGGAGGAACACCTGTGAACTCTTCCCGAAAATGGATTCCCAAAGGATTAACTCTTTCCCTTTTGTGGCTCGGCCTATGCATGGGTGGATTATTATTCCTAGGAGATTTTAACCCTTTCACCATCGGCAGATCTGCTCAAGCTCAATCCTCAAAAGCTGAAAACCAGCCAATAGAAACCGCTTCAACCCCAGCAAGTTTAGCTCTAGCCGAGCATCTCCAGCGCATTGGCGCTAAAATGTATGGCGCTTATTGGTGTCCCCATTGCCATAGGCAAAAAGAACGGTTTGGACAAGAAGCTGTCGATCGCATCCTGCTAGCTGAAAGTGAGCCGGTTTATATCGAATGTTCTCCAGAAGGGCGAACAGCTCCCCAAGCACAAATCTGTCAACAGGCAAACATTACCGCTTATCCAACTTGGATCGTTGACGGTCAAAAATATGAAGGCAATTTATCCTTAGAGGAGTTGGCCCAATTCTCTGGATATCAAGGTTCACAGGATTTTTAACTGTGGAAAATCGGCTGCATCTGAACTGAAGTCAGGTGGCAAGCCTAGGATTTTTATAAGGGATATACCGAAAACCCTGTGAATTCATCGACGGGATGAAGGGCCAATAGCAAGTTTTAACTTGCCTGTTAGCTTTTGTCATTCTAGGACGGGGGCTGTTAGAATGGCAGGGGTCAATGACCCACCCGCGACGCAGACGAAACAGAAAGCCTTAACGTGACGAAATCGAGTTCAACTCGTGGCGCAGAAAGCTCGGTAGACCGGGGAAAGAGGACAGGGCAATAAAAAGTATAAACTTTAAGAGTTTTAACCCTAGAATCAAACTTAAAATTGGAATTTCCCACTTGAGATTTCAACCCATAAGAACCGCGTGGCTCGCGGGGATAGTCTGTGGAGTGAACGTAAGACCGTAAAACTCACTAACGAGTGGAGGCAGTTGCTAAGAAGCAGAAAACTTAAATCGTGAGATTTAGGAATCCCCATGTATTCAGACCGGGGAAGATGTCAAGCTGCAATCGAAATATCTACATCGTTATTACTGAATTTAAGTTATGAGGCGTAGGCGTTCTAGTCCCTGGATTCATCGTTGGTCTCGACCCATTACCGCTGCGATAGCGACCGTTGGGGCGATTGAAACAGCGTTTTTAACCGTGGCTGAGTTCATGGGTAGCGCAGAAGTGGTTTGTCCGAACACAGGCTGTAAAGAAGTCTTGGGCAGTCCCTATGCAACGGTTTTTGGTTTGCCTCTCACCCTGTTCGGCTTTTTTGGCTATACAGCCATGCTGATGCTGGCGATCGCTCCCTTGTTGATCAATCCCGATCAAAATAAGGAACTACGAACCACCCTAGAGCAGTGGACTCGTTTCCTGATGTTCATCGCCAGTACGGTGATGGTCGTGGGGAGTGTCTATTTAATGTACATCATGGCCTTCACCATTGGAGCCTTTTGTCCTTATTGTGTGCTTTCGGCTCTCTTATCTCTCTCCCTGTTTGTGGTTACCCTCATGGGCCATGCTTGGGACGATATCGGACAATTAGCGTTTACTGGGTTAACCGTAGCCATGGTCACTCTGGTCGCTACCCTAGGAGTTTATGGGAGTGTCAATAATCCCCAAGCTGCCGCAGGAGCGCCACCCCCAATTACGACCACCTCTGGACCGGCTGAATTAGCCTTGATTGACCATCTCAATGAGATTGGAGCCAAAAAATATGGTGCGTATTGGTGTCCCCACTGCCATGACCAAAAACAAATGTTTGGCAAAGAAGCAGTGGATAAACTCAATTATGTTGAATGTGCTGCTGACGGCATAAATCCGCAAGTGGAACAATGTCAAGCTGCTGGCATTCAAGCTTTTCCCAGTTGGGAAATTAACGGTCAGATTTATGCTGGAGTGCTATCACTCAACGAATTAGCTGATTTATCTGATTATCAGGGCCCCCGTGATTTCCTACAACGGTGATTGGAATCACTCACCGAGTCTGGAAACTATCACACACTCCAAGAGCAAAAGCGCATATAAAGGATTTTGGTAGTCTTTAAAGGGTCGATAATCATGCGTTTACAGTTTAAGGGATGGGTTTTTTTTCATGCGATCGCCTTAACTCTCGGTCTAGGAGCGATCGCTCACCTTGAGCAACCCTGGCATTCAACCTCAGAGCGCAACTCATTGATTGAAAATGTAAATGCTAGTCCCTTAAAACAGACGATCCAAACCCCCTTCTCGGGAAAAGTTTGGAGTACAACTTTACCCCTCTAGTTCTGTGCATCTATATCTTTAATCAATAAATAACCGGATATGCCATCCTGCTTTTGTGGTCACTACCCTTCTCCTTAACCTAAAACCCGATCCGTGTCATATCCAATTTTCATACCCGCTTTTTGGAATCGGCTCATCCGGCGCTTTTTCAATCAACATCGAGTCATTTTTACCGCTTCTGGCATCACTCTCGTTCTCCTGACTCTACGCTTTTTCGGTCTATTCCAGATGATCGAATTACTGGCCTTTGATGCCTTCATTCGTCTGCGTCCTGCCTTACCAAAAGATGACCGAATCATTATTATTGGCATTGATGAACCAGACCTACAAAACCTAGGATGGCCAGTCCCCGATTCTACTTTGGCTACTCTCCTAGAAACGATTACTCAAAGCCAGCCTCAAGCCATTGGATTAGATTTATATCGGGATTTACCGGTCAATCCCGGCCATGAAGACCTTACACAGGTGATGCAACAGTTGCCTAACCTGGTTGGTATTGAACGGGTAGCTGATAAAAAAGCACCCAATATTCCTGCTCCTCCAGTGTTGAACCCCACAACCCAAGTGGGATTTAATAATGTTCTCTTAGATATTGATGGTAAGGTGCGTCGAGGATTACTCTATGTGCATACAGAAACGGTTCACAAAAGTTTTGCCCTTCAACTTGCCTTAAAATACTTAGATAAACTTGGTATAGAAGAAAAAGCTGCATCAGTCAACCCCAAATACTTACAATTAGGCGAAGCTGTCTTCTATCCTTTGAAGTCTTATGATGGAGCCTATGTCAATGCAGACGCGAGTGGATACCCTTTTTTAGCAGATTTTCGTGGTCCACGTGATACTTTTACAACTGTTTCTATTTCTGAGGTTTTAAATGGAGAAGTTGATCCACAGTTATTTCGCGATCGCCTGGTTTTAATTGGTTTAACTGCGATTAGCCTCAAAGATTTTGTTCCCATTCCCTACAGCAACCCCGATCCGGTTCCTGGTGTTGAAGCTCAAGCCAATTTAATTAGCTTTATTTTAGATTTGGCGACTGGAGAACAGACTACAATCCGAACCTTACCCGATCCTATTGAAGGCCTGTGGATTTTTGCTTGGTCAGGATTAGGCTCTATTCTCGCCTGGAAATTGAGAAGACCTTCACAATTAACATTCAGTTCAGGAGTCACCCTAGGAATCCTCTGTCTGATCAGCTATGTTCTGTTTCTGGCTCGCTGGTGGTTTCCCCTCATTCCGCCTCTGTTCGGCTTTGTTAGCTCATCCTTGATGATTTTGATTCATTTTGCCCATCAGGAAGGAGAACTTAAGCGCTCTACAGAATTTCTCCAGGGAATTATTAATACGATTCCCGATCCCATTTTTGTCAAAGATCAAAACCATCGTTGGATTGTCTTAAACCAAGCCTATGCACAATTAGTGGGCTATCCCTTGCAAGTGTTAATGGATAAATCGGATTATGATTTGTTTGCTCCTGAAGAAGCAGAACAATTCTGGAAACAAGATGAGAGCCTGTTTGTAACTCAGGAAAGCACCCAACAAGAAGAAGAATTTACCGATGCCGGGGGAATTCACCGAGTGATTGAAACCAAGCGATCGCTTCATCGGGATGCAGGGGGTAATTTATTCTTAGTGGGTGTGATCCGCGATATTACTCAACAAAAAGAACGGGAAGCGGAATTAGAGCGATTAGCCGAAGATCTCAAACGCCACAATGATGAATTGAAGCTCTCAGAAGACCAGATGCGCTATATTGCTAATCATGACGTACTGACCGGTTTAGCCAATCGTAAGTTGTTTGAAGAGAGACTGCAAGAAGCGCTCGTTTATGCTCAGGCCAATGAAAAAATGCTAGCGACCTTCTTCCTCGATTTAGATGGCTTTAAGAATATTAATGATACCTTTGGCCATGATATGGGGGATTTGGTGATTAAGGAAGTGGCTAAACGCCTGAAAAGTTGTTTGCGTGGAAGTGATACAGTCGCTCGACTCGGAGGAGATGAGTTTACAGTCTTACTACCCCAAATTCCCAGTCGATCTGTAGCTATTCGGGTTGCGGAAAAGATTATTTTGGCCGTGACTCAACCCCTAACTCTCAAAGGAGCGGATCTCAAAATCACTTTAAGTTTGGGTATTAGTGTATATCCTCAAGATGGCAAGAGTCTTGAGGTGTTGATCAAATCTGCCGATCAAGCGATGTACCAAGCCAAGATCCAGGGTAAAAATCAGTATTTTCTTGCGTCTTCCCATCAGAGCAATCCCTAAAGTTGTATCAAATCTTTACAATTAGAGCTTTAGGATTTCCGGGTTTGAGCGAACTGGTCAGAATAAAAGAATAAGGTTACGTAAATCCTCAGACTTGATTTTGAGGTGTGGCACTTAGAGCTATCGTAAGCCTTCTGAAGGTGAAACCGTATATCTACGGAATCTTCAGGATTGACCAATTGACAATATTTGTTAAATTCGGTAAAACTGCCAGTGAAATTGCCAGTATAATGGAAAGTAGGTCTCGCATTAACTAGGGTTATGGGTATGAGGACACCGTTAAGCCTTGACAAATACACAGCTCTCCTCCTAGCGGGAGCATTAGCGATCGCCAGTTGTTCACAACCAAGTTGGGCCAATTCCTCTGTTGATCGGGTTGATCCCCCCCATCAAGATGCGATTCAACTGCTCAAAGGGTACGAACCTCCTGACAATGGTTCTCCTGAAAGTACAGGAGACACTGGAGGGCGCTAACGCTTATACTCTACAAGGAGCAATTTTGGTGATTAATTGATAGATACCAGTAACCAGAACCTTCTAGCTAGGAAAGTAAGGATATTCCGACCCTAGTATTCTTGCTTGGCCAGGGAACTGAGGACACCTAACCGGGTTCGTCGCAACGGAATTTGACCGAGTAGGACTTAGAATCGGCAGCATCCTAGTATAGTTCAGGTAGTTTCCGGAATTCAGTAGCGTAGGTAACAGATATTTCACAATTGTACGCGTTTTTGATCTTTATTGAGTTCAATAACTTATCAATTGTTTTCAGTATAGCACGTTCTCAATTGTGTAACCAGGGCAAAAGAGAGAAAAATCCCAGCCTCTTGTGAATCTATGGAGAAAGAGACTGGGGGAGAAAAAACTTTAAAAATTGATCCTGACCCTGAATCAGAGGATAGGATAGGTTGAGGAGTCATCTATACAATGATCCCAACCCCTTAGTTTCAGCAATTGTGCTTAGTCATAGTTACCGTTATTCACATTATTTTGTCCATAGACAAACGCTTCTGTGGGTTCAGTAACGGTGAACTTATCCAAATTGGCTTCAAGTCTAGCTTTTTGGCGATCGCTCAATCCAGGAATGTTCAGAATCTCTTCCACATTCCCATAAGGGCCATTGTTCACAATTTTGGTTGCTAAGACTGGATAAAATCCTTTGAGATCTAGAAAAGATCGGACACTAGAGTTATTCAAATCAATGAGATCGCCTATTTCCGCCAATTTATCATCGGCCTTATTGCGCACATTAGCCTCGGCCAAGATAGGCTGTACACTCGAAACTGTCCAAGCCCCAGCCGTAGCAGGTGCTGTATTAACGCTCATCAGAGTGGCAAGCAAAATCACGAAAGCAGAGAATAGGCACAGCAATCGTTTCATGGGCATCATTCCTCCTTTGTTAATCAGTTATTACTAAACCATGACACAGCCATCATTACCTATTATGGGACTGATTTGGCCCATTGATGCCATGCATCAGTGAAATTTAGGGGATTTAAGCAAAAATGCCTGCAATTGAGAAAACGAGCAGCCATAGGTAACAGCAGGATGTTCATACCCTTTCAGTTGCACCATATGTTTTTCAAATAGAGTTGGATTCGTTCCCACACTAAACAGATATTGATAAGTTGTTTTACCTAGGGCAATATCTTTCTGAATTTGCTTCGTACAAGATTCGAGTCGAAAAGCCGCATTAACTGTATCTCCTAAAGCGGTATAATCAGGGCGATCGCCACTTCCCGTATTGCCCACCATGGCATATCCTGTATTCACTCCAGCTCCAATACGCATGGGTGATGGTAAAGGATACTCTTTGGCCAACTTCTGGGTCATCTGATGCAGTTGATTGAGAGCATAGAGCATTTTCATCACCTCCATTTGGTTAACTCCCTCCGTACCATGGAACCAAACCGCCATCACTGCATCCCCAATATACTTATCCACCCAGCTATCATACTTGCGGAGAATCTTGCCAACATTACGAAACCAATTGCCCATCATCGTTGATAAAGTGACATCATCCATCTGCTGAGTCAAACCGGTAAAATTGCGAATATCAACCACCATCACCGAAATCAACCGACGCACATGTAAAGCCGCCGTCACATGAGAATTCTCTTCTACATCTTCCAAATCTAAGGTTGGGTCTGGAACCGCCAAGGGATCGTGAAAGTGGGCCTCAGTCTGGCCAAACATCAAATGATCCCCATCTTGTAGGGTAACTGGCACATTCACCCGACGACCATTGACAAACGTCCCATTGCGACTTCCAAGATCAATTAAATAGACCGTTCCCGTGTCTGTATGTTGGATCATGGCATGATTACGCGAGATCCATGGATCAGACAACACGACGGTATTGTCTTGAGTGCGTCCAATTGTCCAACACTGATTGCCCGCTAATGAAAGATGGCGAATTGATGAAGGGGTTTTAAGGACAAGATAAGGAGGAGTATTTACGCTCACTGTGGACGGCCTCATTGCAGTTATGATGTCCCTAGATGCATCCTGACATAGTTTTTAAGATAAACGAATTCTCTAGAAGTTAAAGAAGTAAAGATCTAATTCTCCTTAGTTTCCTGTTCCTTGTACACTATCGATCATAGTCTCTGCTTTCCTAAATTTATGTTTGATCCGCTACCTCCTTCTAAACCTAATGTCCACCAAATTGCCAGCGAATTTTATCGATTGGGATGGATTGGTTTTTGGGTACAACTGGGTTTAGGAATCATACCCATTGTTATTTTGCTGTTTGTCTTGTTATTTGACAATAGACCGAACTCTGCACAAGCGGGTAATGCTTGGCTAGGTACAATTCTAGCCTATGGATGTTTATTAACCTTAATTTTTACGATTTATTGGTGTTTTCATTACACTCAATTGTCCGATCAACTCAAAAATCCAGAATTGCGCCCCTCTAAGGCTCAAATCCGTCGTAGTCTATGGATTGGGATTCTAGCCAATCTGTGTGGCATGACCTGCGCGATGATTGTGGCTCTCTGGCGAGTCGGAACCTTATTATTCCGGATGTTATCCTTGCCTCCTGGAGCCTCAACCATTTATACGCCCATGCCAGGAGCTGCGGTTGTTAATCCTGGGTCTATCATTGTGCCTATGAATATGATTGCCCTACAAGCGATGATGAATACGATCGCCGCTGAACTCGTTGGTGTAATCGTCACCCTCTGGCTTCTCTATCGAGTCATCCAACATACCTCCCCTGGAGAATCTTAAGTCACCCATCCTAACTCGATTGGGTCTCCAAAGGGGTTCCAGGTTCCAAATTCAGATCGGGAGTGGGTAGAATCACGTCATCCCCTGGTGTTAAGCCGGATAGCACTTCCACGGTGTCTAAGCCTTCTAAACCTAGGGTCACTTCTCGTTTTTGGGCGAAACCCTGCTCATCTTTGACCCAAACAAATGTCATTTTGCCTGACCTTTGTAGCGCCTCTAAACCAACCACCACTACATCTTGGCGTTGATCGAGGATAATTTCCACATTCACCTGGCTTCCCGGAATCAAAGTTCCTGTGGATTGATTGAGTTGAACGACGGCTGAGACAGTAGCCAGTCCACCTGGCGAGCCTTGAGAGTCGGAGACAGAGATCGCTTGGGGAGATAACGCCACGACTTGACCGTCATAAATTGGAGAATCTGGGCCAATAATGGTAATCCGAGCCGGTTGATTCAAGCGTACTTTGGCCGCATTCAGGGTAGATAAACTCAGCCGTACATATTCCTGGGTGGGGTCTCCAAGGGTTAATAGCTCATGTCCCCGTGTCACTCCCTCACCATTATTGACATTCACCCGTAAAACTATGCCATTAATGGGAGTAGTAATCAGGGTATCTTGCAGTTCTTGTTGAATTTTGCGTAACTCTAACTCTTGTCGTTGCAGTTGCAGTTGGATTCGGTTGACAGCAAGTTGGGCATTTTGCAGTTCAGAAGTGGAACTTGCGATCGCCGTCTGCTGTTGATTAGATTGTTCTAATTTCTGCCGTTCTAAGATGAGGGTTTCTGTTTCTACTGTTAATTGGGCCTCGCGCACAGCAATTTCAGCATCTCTGACCTTTCGGCGTTGGCTTCGCAATTGATCTCCAGAAATAAATCCCTTCTCCTCTAATTCCAGTAAATTTTCTAACTCTTCTTGACTATCGGCTAAATCGGCTTGTTTTTCCTGCACCTGCTGTTGGTGACGCTCTAACCTTAACTGTTTTTCTTCCAATTCCAACGTGTGAATCTGAAATTGTCTTTGGGCCGTTTCTAACGTCTGTTCGGCTGCTTGCACCTTCTGTTGATCGTGTGCCAACTGAACCATCGTTTCTTCGATTTGAGTCAGTTGTGCTTGCAGACGAGTTTCTCGTTCTGGATTGCGTAACCGAATGATTTCCTCTCCAGCCTGTACCAATTCACCCACAGTGACTAACACTTGCTCGACTGTACTATCATCAGGGGCTTTGATCGTTTGTTCATCGCCCAATTCGACGATTCCACTTTCATTAATCGTCTGCTCTAGTGAACCAGATTCAATGGCTGTCGTCGTGACTTTCACGGGTGAAGGGGTACGTTGAAGCATTGAGGTATAAGCCAGAAGACTGAAAACAGAAATTGCGGCGATCGCCCCCGATCCCATCAACCACCGAATTCCCTGTTTATGTTGTTGTTTAGCCAAAATTTCCATCATTGTTAAGCATAGGTAGATGAATTGGCGATCCTGCTCCCTGTCGCCTAAATTTTCGGACTCAGGTAATCAAAGTCCCGTATGGCAATCACCTCGCTTAGTCTATCCAATCTCTAGCCGAAGATGCCAATTGACACACAGCGGTCAAACCATACTAAGCTGAAGAGAGGAGATCCCGACGCTACTGAACCCACTTATGCAAATTTATCTGGATTATAGTGCTACCACCCCAACACGCCCAGAGGCGATCGCTGCCATGCAGGAGATTTTGCTCCATCAATGGGGCAATCCGTCCAGTTTACATAATTGGGGACAACGGGCAGCGACGGTATTAGAATTAGCCAGAATGCAGGTGGCTAGTTTAATTGGAGCCAGTTCTAGCGAGTCGATTATTTTTACGTCTGGTGGCACAGAGTCTGATAATTTAGCCCTGATGGGGATTGCTGGACAATATACTCAACCGCAACATTTAATTATTTCTCGTGTGGAGCATTCGGCTGTTGCCCAACCGGCCCAATTTTTAGAGCAACGGGGATGGAGAGTGACTCGTTTACCGGTGAATCGCCAGGGTAGGGTTAATCCAGCGGATTTAGAAGCGGCTATTAGTAAGGATACGGTGTTAATTTCAGTTATCTATGGTCAAAGTGAGGTGGGAACCTTACAACCGATTGAGGAGTTGGGAAAAATTGCACAAGCCCATGGCATTGTTTTTCACACAGATGCGGTACAGGTGGCAGGACGATTACCCTTAGATGTGGCCAGTTTGCCGGTGGATTTGTTGTCGTTGTCGAGTCATAAGATTTATGGCCCTCAAGGAACAGGAGCGTTGTATGTGCGACCGGGAATTCAGTTGTATCCCTTAATCGGTGGAGGTGGACAGGAGCGGGGATTACGTTCGGGAACAGAGGCTACAGTGGCGATCGCTGGTTTTGGGGTAGCTGCGGAATTAGCCAGTGAAGAGTTACCAGAGGAAATGTTGCGGTTAAGGCGGTTGCGCGATCGTCTGTTTGAGCAATTGGTGGATATTGAGGGCTTAATCCCTACGGGCGATCGCTGGCATCGCCTACCCCATCACGTAAGCTTATGTTGGCAAGATACTCGGGAAATTACAGGCAAAACCTTAGTAAGGCAACTGAATTTAGCGGGAATTGGGATTAGTGCAGGTTCGGCTTGTCATAGTGGGAAACTTTCTCCAAGTCCAATTTTAAAAGCGATGGGATATTCCGATCGGGAGGCGATCGGCGGCATTCGCTTCACGTTGGGTAAACAAACCACTGAAGCGGATATAGATTGGACAGTGATGGTGTTAAAGCAGATTTTGCAACGGTTGCGCTCAGAGTCTCCACGTTTGGTGAGAATTTGAGGGAAGGGAAGAGGCTAATAGGCAATAGGCAATAGGCAATCTCCCCGCGTCCCCTTGTCTCCCTATCGCTCCATCCCTCAGTCCTCGAACCAGCAATCTGTTCCCAATCCAAGGGCACGCTGTAGGTTAAGAGTAGCCGCTAATCTGAGGAGCATTTTACGGGCGATCGCCGTTTCAAAGACAGAAGAGAGAACCATATCCACTCGATCGGCTTGGCAAAACTCGATCAACCGGGAGGGAAAGCCTAAAATTGCGGGTTTAACAACCATAACTCCTGGCCATCCTGCGTGATAACAGTTTAGGAACTGTTGCCAGGTGGCGATCGATTCATCTAAAGCTAAAGGGGTTGGATACTCCTGAGAGAGGGCTAACATAGCCTCAAACTCAGATATCCCTAGAGGTTGTTCCAAAAATTCCACCGGCCGATCTGCACACGCTTGCAACCATTGATGGGCCTGAGTTTCCGTTAGTCCCCCATTGGCATCCAAGCGCACTTTTATCCCATCTGGAAGCATCGATAAGAGGTCTTGAAAATCGTTCAATTCTTGGGAAATCTCTGCTACAGCTATTTTCCATTTCAATGTTTGATAGCCTTGATTCCAAATTGGCAATTGGAGGTCGAGGGCGGCTTTTCCCGTCGGTAATAAGCCACAAACCTGAGTTAAATTAGGCGGCGCTTCCCAATTGTGTAGGTCGATTAAGGCTGACTCAAAACCAAATTGACATGCAGGGAAACGATCGGGAATAGAACGAATCTGTTCATCGGTAATTTGACCACCAAACGACTGACAAAATTGTAAAGCTTCTGTAACACTTTCTGAACCAAACCCAGGTAAGGGGGCAATCTCTCCCCAACCGCGATCGTTCGATTCTTCTTCGTCGATCGGGCACAACTGAATCCAAATCCCTTGGCGATCGCGCCACACTCCATGATGGGTATGCAAGGGCTGTTTAAATGGACGGCAATAAGCTTGGATACTTAACCGATATTGATCGTTATTTTGAGAATTCTTAAAATTGATCCCCATCTGTCAATAAACTTGTTACTATAGATATAAGTTGTTTTTTCCTGTAATTCTAACTTAATTTAAAGCCAATTGTTATCCAATTATGTCTGATGTAAATTAGAGACTGAAACTCTTGACTTGCTGCTCTATTTGCCTTCTATAGCATTTCTCTCTTCTTATGGAGTTCAGCTTGAAGCCTTAGACCTTAATCGATACAGACTATTGCTAGAGTGCGAAGCGCTATATTGTCTATTCCAGTTACCCAGCAAGACTTTCAACTCATCCTAATCCATATCAGTCATCAATTAGTACAAAACCAGATGGAAAACGATTCCTGAAGGTGATATCATAGGATAAAAAAGATAACCACATCAGTTGGTCAGGAATAAAACGAATCATTGCTTATTTTTATTCCCCTAATCTTGAGTAAAACTGCCATGAGAGAATTATCTTATTCCACCGCTCCCCCTGCCGTTTCTGCGGAGATGCCAGAACTACAAGTTGAGCCGAATTCGTTACAAAAAATAGCGTCTGTCGATCGCGGGTTAGTTCAATGGGTTAAAAGTTTAATTTTTGTATTGCTCTTAGGAGTAGCTAGTTTGGGACTCCTGTTCTTAGCTGTAAATATGGTGTCTCCAGTAGAAGAGGCTTTAGAAGGGGACGATTGATCTAGCCATTCTCGACTAACCTTCTGTGGCTCAACCTCAATTAGACACCCTTTTATGCAATACCAGAACAATCAATTCACGATAATAGGGGCAATGAATTACCCCTATTTCGTCTTGATGTAAGAC
Protein-coding sequences here:
- a CDS encoding efflux RND transporter periplasmic adaptor subunit, with the protein product MAKQQHKQGIRWLMGSGAIAAISVFSLLAYTSMLQRTPSPVKVTTTAIESGSLEQTINESGIVELGDEQTIKAPDDSTVEQVLVTVGELVQAGEEIIRLRNPERETRLQAQLTQIEETMVQLAHDQQKVQAAEQTLETAQRQFQIHTLELEEKQLRLERHQQQVQEKQADLADSQEELENLLELEEKGFISGDQLRSQRRKVRDAEIAVREAQLTVETETLILERQKLEQSNQQQTAIASSTSELQNAQLAVNRIQLQLQRQELELRKIQQELQDTLITTPINGIVLRVNVNNGEGVTRGHELLTLGDPTQEYVRLSLSTLNAAKVRLNQPARITIIGPDSPIYDGQVVALSPQAISVSDSQGSPGGLATVSAVVQLNQSTGTLIPGSQVNVEIILDQRQDVVVVGLEALQRSGKMTFVWVKDEQGFAQKREVTLGLEGLDTVEVLSGLTPGDDVILPTPDLNLEPGTPLETQSS
- a CDS encoding cysteine desulfurase family protein — protein: MQIYLDYSATTPTRPEAIAAMQEILLHQWGNPSSLHNWGQRAATVLELARMQVASLIGASSSESIIFTSGGTESDNLALMGIAGQYTQPQHLIISRVEHSAVAQPAQFLEQRGWRVTRLPVNRQGRVNPADLEAAISKDTVLISVIYGQSEVGTLQPIEELGKIAQAHGIVFHTDAVQVAGRLPLDVASLPVDLLSLSSHKIYGPQGTGALYVRPGIQLYPLIGGGGQERGLRSGTEATVAIAGFGVAAELASEELPEEMLRLRRLRDRLFEQLVDIEGLIPTGDRWHRLPHHVSLCWQDTREITGKTLVRQLNLAGIGISAGSACHSGKLSPSPILKAMGYSDREAIGGIRFTLGKQTTEADIDWTVMVLKQILQRLRSESPRLVRI
- a CDS encoding o-succinylbenzoate synthase; this translates as MGINFKNSQNNDQYRLSIQAYCRPFKQPLHTHHGVWRDRQGIWIQLCPIDEEESNDRGWGEIAPLPGFGSESVTEALQFCQSFGGQITDEQIRSIPDRFPACQFGFESALIDLHNWEAPPNLTQVCGLLPTGKAALDLQLPIWNQGYQTLKWKIAVAEISQELNDFQDLLSMLPDGIKVRLDANGGLTETQAHQWLQACADRPVEFLEQPLGISEFEAMLALSQEYPTPLALDESIATWQQFLNCYHAGWPGVMVVKPAILGFPSRLIEFCQADRVDMVLSSVFETAIARKMLLRLAATLNLQRALGLGTDCWFED